From Cognatishimia activa, one genomic window encodes:
- a CDS encoding TRAP transporter substrate-binding protein — MKVSDKLSGISRRDLFKLAGQYGMSSTLLAAGAFTGTMTLPSLAKAVESTYEKRYAKEAKHTLKFGAAGFNQRNLLIERAGCLEFARDLESRTDGEIRVEFIGDNQICGQLSCVEKAQNGIVDIYAASTQNSAGGAPYLNVLDYAYVFPGRASQYHFLYSPESNAILREPFEKRHGLKFLFSHCELRGLQMGANFKDKPTVTKLEELFGTKNRVTGTQLGRIAMQLLNLNPVPVAWEETLDGLKTGLIDGAETWASAVAYANMSPVVSQSVDLKFFCGTEHTAMSAKAFDSLDGNLQDAVMESSYLAQVHVQAANEAALVNTVGQSDPQLPNTIFAQNGVRNAFLGADQLKLAEEMCSPEFQPAAWEQWRERINKWAGGMDTYTELHRVAREVPADMLAENVEPRRWWKA, encoded by the coding sequence ATGAAAGTATCTGACAAGCTCAGTGGCATTTCGCGCCGCGATCTTTTTAAGCTCGCGGGCCAATACGGAATGTCGTCTACGCTTCTTGCAGCTGGCGCATTCACCGGCACTATGACTTTGCCATCTTTGGCAAAAGCGGTCGAATCAACCTATGAGAAACGCTACGCGAAAGAAGCTAAACATACTCTGAAGTTTGGCGCCGCTGGCTTTAACCAGCGTAACCTTTTGATTGAGCGCGCAGGTTGTCTTGAATTTGCACGCGATTTGGAATCCAGAACCGATGGTGAAATTCGCGTTGAATTCATCGGCGACAACCAAATCTGTGGTCAGCTGTCCTGCGTCGAAAAAGCGCAAAATGGCATTGTCGATATCTATGCGGCATCCACGCAAAACTCAGCAGGTGGTGCGCCATATCTGAACGTTCTGGATTATGCGTACGTCTTCCCAGGCCGCGCATCCCAGTACCACTTCCTCTACAGCCCAGAATCAAACGCGATCCTGCGTGAGCCGTTTGAGAAGCGTCACGGCCTGAAGTTCCTCTTCAGCCACTGTGAACTTCGTGGTCTGCAAATGGGTGCGAACTTCAAAGACAAGCCAACTGTCACCAAACTGGAAGAGCTGTTTGGCACCAAAAACCGTGTAACAGGTACACAGCTGGGCCGCATCGCGATGCAGCTTCTGAACCTGAACCCGGTTCCTGTTGCTTGGGAAGAAACACTCGACGGTCTGAAAACTGGTCTGATCGATGGTGCGGAAACATGGGCGTCTGCGGTTGCATATGCGAACATGTCCCCAGTTGTTTCTCAGTCTGTTGACCTGAAGTTCTTCTGCGGTACAGAGCACACTGCGATGTCTGCGAAAGCATTCGACAGCCTGGACGGCAACCTGCAAGACGCGGTTATGGAATCTTCCTACCTCGCACAGGTTCACGTACAAGCAGCGAACGAAGCGGCGCTGGTTAACACTGTTGGTCAATCTGATCCACAACTGCCGAACACCATCTTTGCGCAGAATGGCGTTCGCAACGCGTTCCTGGGCGCAGACCAGCTGAAACTGGCGGAAGAAATGTGTTCTCCAGAGTTCCAGCCAGCGGCTTGGGAACAGTGGCGTGAGCGTATCAACAAATGGGCAGGTGGCATGGACACCTACACTGAACTGCATCGTGTTGCTCGTGAAGTTCCTGCAGATATGCTGGCAGAGAACGTTGAGCCACGTCGCTGGTGGAAAGCCTAA
- a CDS encoding MFS transporter, whose product MANPRRLWLAITAAFMVNGAFYGIWAARIPAVANEFTLGHNELGILLLLLALGAIVCFPVAGRMADRHGAPLVTRILTLGKAVSMIGLALSPNVETLAISLFIFGASHGGMDVAMNAWASDVERVTKRTWMPSFHAMWSFGAGIGAISGYLAVSAGLTYSTHFLITSAVVPVIGFWGMQIPWGTTPKSSSEKTPLFPIPRGMLLIVGIFALCTTLGEGAMADWSAIYLIEVTLAEERIAPMGLAVFSATMVAMRLMGGLVITALGTTRAGIGSGLFATLGTATAIFAPSAMIAMVGFALMGIGYALAMPIAFSRAGNDPHIPPAQAIASVATLGYGGILLGPPIIGFLSEIVGLRGAFSILLILAFVMLALAPAIKTEATVTAEVR is encoded by the coding sequence ATGGCAAATCCAAGACGGTTATGGCTGGCCATCACGGCCGCCTTTATGGTGAACGGTGCCTTTTACGGAATATGGGCGGCGCGCATTCCTGCTGTGGCGAATGAATTTACTCTTGGCCACAATGAGTTAGGCATTCTACTCTTGCTTCTCGCCCTCGGTGCAATCGTGTGTTTCCCTGTTGCCGGTCGCATGGCTGACCGCCACGGAGCCCCGTTGGTAACCCGCATTTTGACCCTTGGGAAAGCTGTTTCTATGATTGGTCTCGCCCTGTCTCCCAATGTCGAAACGCTCGCCATTTCACTTTTCATTTTTGGCGCCAGCCATGGCGGAATGGATGTCGCGATGAACGCATGGGCGTCGGATGTAGAACGCGTGACCAAGCGCACTTGGATGCCGAGTTTTCATGCCATGTGGAGTTTTGGGGCCGGGATCGGAGCAATTTCTGGCTATCTCGCCGTCTCAGCGGGTTTGACCTACTCCACACATTTCTTGATCACCTCCGCCGTAGTGCCGGTCATTGGCTTCTGGGGCATGCAGATCCCTTGGGGCACCACCCCAAAGTCTTCATCGGAAAAAACGCCACTTTTTCCAATACCGCGCGGCATGCTTTTGATTGTTGGCATTTTTGCTCTTTGTACAACTTTAGGCGAAGGTGCGATGGCGGATTGGAGCGCAATTTATCTGATCGAAGTCACTCTGGCTGAAGAACGCATCGCGCCTATGGGATTAGCGGTGTTCTCTGCAACCATGGTGGCTATGCGTCTGATGGGCGGGCTCGTAATTACCGCGTTGGGCACAACGCGCGCAGGGATTGGCTCTGGGCTTTTCGCAACTCTAGGCACCGCAACGGCAATTTTCGCACCCTCAGCAATGATTGCCATGGTTGGCTTTGCTTTGATGGGTATTGGCTACGCCCTAGCCATGCCCATCGCCTTCTCACGTGCGGGGAATGACCCGCATATTCCACCAGCACAGGCCATCGCAAGTGTCGCCACGCTGGGTTATGGCGGTATCTTACTTGGCCCGCCGATCATCGGGTTTCTCTCTGAAATTGTCGGATTGAGAGGAGCCTTCTCTATCCTGCTAATTTTAGCGTTTGTGATGCTCGCGCTCGCACCCGCGATCAAAACTGAGGCGACCGTAACCGCCGAGGTGCGCTAA
- a CDS encoding TRAP transporter small permease, with amino-acid sequence MSIVSDMLEIVSATFANDAWMMSEAFQGPAAWVMGALITVLGGMFFLYLYKHIPWIERNFESTVMVSTYLLIGVIIFVEVFRRFVLGVQAPWSTTIPPFLFLIMTWFGCAYNVKLRTHLAFAEFRSNMPRGLQFACLTLDFVLWVCFSWVIITTSTQVAINSASNFQILLGTDNILQWWFLVSVPLSFVLVTGRAMENYLEDIENLRSGEPLIKQAAIGEG; translated from the coding sequence ATGTCTATCGTCAGTGATATGCTCGAAATCGTCAGTGCAACGTTTGCAAACGATGCCTGGATGATGAGCGAGGCCTTTCAGGGGCCAGCAGCTTGGGTTATGGGGGCCCTCATTACAGTATTGGGCGGGATGTTCTTCCTGTACCTCTACAAACACATTCCTTGGATTGAGCGAAATTTTGAATCAACAGTGATGGTTTCAACCTATCTGTTGATCGGTGTGATCATCTTTGTCGAAGTGTTCCGGCGCTTCGTGTTGGGCGTTCAAGCACCTTGGTCCACGACAATTCCACCGTTCTTGTTCTTGATCATGACGTGGTTTGGCTGTGCGTATAACGTTAAGTTACGAACGCACTTGGCCTTTGCCGAATTCAGATCAAACATGCCACGCGGTTTGCAATTCGCCTGCCTCACTTTGGACTTCGTCCTTTGGGTCTGCTTTTCGTGGGTGATCATCACGACATCCACTCAGGTTGCAATTAACTCCGCGTCAAACTTCCAGATTTTGCTGGGTACAGACAACATCCTTCAGTGGTGGTTCCTCGTTTCTGTTCCACTGTCCTTTGTGCTGGTCACAGGGCGTGCAATGGAAAACTACCTCGAAGATATCGAAAACCTGCGCAGCGGCGAGCCGTTGATCAAGCAGGCCGCGATTGGCGAAGGCTGA
- a CDS encoding GMC family oxidoreductase: MSPTKADYIVVGAGSAGCVVANRLSADPSVNVVLLEAGGRDINPWIHIPVGYFKTIHNPSVDWCYKTEPDPGLNGRSIEWPRGKVLGGSSSLNGLLYVRGQSQDYDRWAQMGNKGWSWDEVLPLFKRAENNERGADEYHGDEGPLSVSNMRISRPITDAWVAAAQAAGYPFNPDYNGADQEGVGFFQLTSRNGRRCSSAVAYLNPIKDRKNLNIITHALVERVEMDGSKVTGVTYRDRSGRSNTISVSKEVILSGGAINSPQILMLSGIGEAEQLKANGIEVKKDLAGVGKNMQDHLQARLVYKCNEPTLNDEVRTLHRQAFIAMKYALYRAGPMTMAASLACGFMKTRPELETPDIQFHVQPLSAENPGKGADPFSAFTMSVCQLRPESKGEIKIVSKDPTVYPKIHPNYLSTETDCRTIVDGVNVARKIARHAPLTSKISEEYRPSADLDMDDYDATLDWARNNTASIYHPTGTCKMGSDSTAVVDERLRVHGIQGLRVADCSIMPEIVSGNTNAPAIMIGEKVSDLIKEDQKLAG; this comes from the coding sequence ATGAGTCCTACGAAAGCCGATTACATAGTTGTTGGTGCTGGTTCGGCAGGTTGCGTCGTAGCGAACCGCTTGAGCGCGGATCCATCCGTCAATGTTGTACTACTTGAAGCAGGTGGTCGTGATATTAACCCATGGATTCACATTCCTGTGGGGTATTTCAAAACAATTCATAACCCTTCGGTTGATTGGTGTTACAAAACCGAGCCAGATCCGGGACTTAATGGCCGCTCCATCGAGTGGCCTCGCGGCAAGGTTCTGGGTGGCTCCTCCTCTCTGAACGGCCTGCTTTATGTACGTGGCCAATCTCAGGATTATGACCGCTGGGCGCAGATGGGGAACAAGGGGTGGTCTTGGGATGAAGTCCTGCCGCTGTTCAAACGCGCAGAGAACAACGAGCGTGGTGCAGATGAATACCATGGTGACGAAGGCCCGCTGTCGGTTTCCAATATGCGAATCTCTCGGCCAATCACTGACGCGTGGGTCGCAGCTGCTCAGGCTGCAGGCTATCCGTTTAACCCGGATTACAATGGCGCAGATCAAGAAGGCGTAGGCTTCTTTCAGCTTACTTCTCGTAATGGCCGCCGCTGCAGCTCTGCTGTTGCCTATCTGAACCCAATTAAAGATCGTAAAAACCTGAACATCATCACCCACGCGCTTGTTGAGCGCGTTGAGATGGATGGTAGCAAGGTGACCGGCGTGACCTATCGCGACCGTTCTGGCCGTTCAAACACCATCAGCGTATCGAAGGAAGTCATTCTGTCGGGCGGCGCAATCAACTCGCCACAAATTCTGATGCTTTCCGGTATCGGCGAAGCAGAACAGCTGAAAGCCAACGGTATAGAAGTCAAAAAAGACCTCGCAGGTGTTGGTAAGAATATGCAGGACCACCTGCAAGCGCGTCTGGTCTATAAGTGTAACGAGCCAACACTGAACGATGAAGTGCGCACACTTCACCGTCAGGCCTTCATTGCTATGAAATATGCGCTCTATCGCGCGGGCCCAATGACCATGGCGGCTTCTCTGGCCTGCGGTTTCATGAAAACCCGACCGGAGCTTGAAACCCCTGACATTCAATTCCACGTGCAGCCGCTGTCTGCTGAAAACCCAGGTAAAGGTGCCGATCCGTTCTCTGCCTTTACCATGTCGGTTTGCCAGCTACGCCCGGAATCCAAAGGTGAGATCAAGATCGTTTCCAAAGATCCAACGGTCTATCCGAAGATTCACCCGAACTACCTGTCCACTGAAACAGACTGCCGCACTATCGTGGATGGCGTGAATGTTGCTCGGAAAATCGCGCGTCATGCGCCACTAACATCCAAAATTTCTGAGGAGTATCGCCCAAGCGCCGATCTGGACATGGATGACTACGACGCGACTCTGGATTGGGCACGCAACAACACCGCATCGATCTACCACCCAACAGGCACCTGTAAGATGGGGAGCGACAGTACAGCAGTCGTTGATGAACGTCTGCGTGTACATGGCATTCAAGGTCTGCGCGTTGCAGACTGTTCCATCATGCCAGAGATCGTATCGGGCAACACCAACGCGCCAGCGATCATGATTGGCGAAAAGGTCTCTGACCTCATCAAAGAAGATCAGAAACTGGCGGGTTAA
- a CDS encoding saccharopine dehydrogenase family protein, giving the protein MGKTLVVGAGGVSHAAVHKMAMNSDIFSEITLASRTKSKCDAIAAAVKERVGVDIKTAELDANNVADTVALIKETGAEILVNLALPYQDLVLMDACLEAGCHYLDTANYEPEDVAKFEYHWQWAYQDKFKEAGLTAILGSGFDPGVTSVFATWLKKHKLETIRQIDILDANGGDNGQAFATNFNPEINLREVLAEVRHWENGAWQHSPALTNKVTFDFPGVGEKNMYQMYHEELESLSTHFPEIERARFWMTFGDAYIMHATVLQNVGMTRIDPVMHDGKEIIPIQFLKTLLPDPGDLGALTKGKACIGDIATGQAKDGSGEKTYYIYNICDHEECYAEVGSQAVSYTTGVPAMIGAAQLLKGNWKEPGVWNMEQLDPDDFMDMLNEHGLPWQVHELDGPVDF; this is encoded by the coding sequence ATGGGCAAAACACTTGTTGTTGGGGCAGGGGGCGTCTCCCACGCTGCTGTCCACAAAATGGCGATGAATTCGGATATCTTTTCCGAGATCACACTTGCGAGCCGCACCAAATCCAAATGTGATGCGATTGCCGCTGCCGTAAAAGAGCGTGTGGGCGTTGACATCAAAACAGCGGAACTTGATGCAAACAATGTCGCTGATACCGTGGCTTTGATCAAAGAAACCGGTGCAGAAATCCTCGTGAACCTCGCACTGCCCTATCAAGATCTCGTGCTGATGGATGCCTGCCTGGAAGCGGGCTGCCATTACCTCGACACCGCGAATTACGAGCCAGAAGATGTGGCTAAGTTCGAATACCACTGGCAGTGGGCCTACCAAGACAAGTTCAAAGAGGCAGGCCTGACTGCGATCCTCGGTTCTGGCTTTGATCCGGGCGTGACCTCTGTCTTCGCGACCTGGCTCAAGAAACACAAGCTCGAGACCATTCGTCAGATCGACATTCTGGATGCAAACGGCGGTGACAACGGTCAGGCCTTTGCCACCAATTTCAACCCGGAAATCAACCTGCGCGAAGTTCTGGCTGAGGTCCGCCACTGGGAAAACGGCGCGTGGCAACACAGCCCGGCCCTGACCAATAAGGTCACTTTCGACTTCCCAGGTGTTGGCGAAAAGAACATGTACCAGATGTACCATGAAGAGCTGGAAAGCCTCTCCACGCACTTCCCGGAAATTGAACGCGCGCGTTTCTGGATGACTTTCGGTGATGCCTACATCATGCACGCGACTGTATTACAAAACGTCGGCATGACCCGCATTGACCCGGTGATGCACGACGGCAAAGAGATCATCCCGATCCAATTCCTTAAAACTCTGCTGCCTGATCCGGGCGATCTGGGTGCGCTGACCAAAGGCAAAGCTTGTATCGGTGATATCGCGACCGGCCAAGCCAAAGACGGCTCCGGCGAAAAGACCTATTACATCTACAACATCTGTGACCACGAAGAGTGCTACGCAGAGGTCGGCTCACAGGCTGTTTCATACACCACAGGCGTGCCAGCTATGATCGGTGCGGCGCAGCTTCTGAAAGGCAACTGGAAAGAACCGGGAGTCTGGAACATGGAACAACTTGATCCAGATGACTTCATGGATATGTTGAACGAACACGGCCTGCCATGGCAGGTCCACGAACTCGACGGTCCGGTCGACTTCTAA
- the speA gene encoding biosynthetic arginine decarboxylase translates to MNKTYAAPHDIYGINKWGKDLIVVNDMGEIGLKNPLNPDAPSVSLPAILEDLDDRGIQVPMILRVSSYLEHEIKHMNDCFNEAIERVGYRGKYRGVFPIKVNQQAQVVDRIVEFGRPHNYGLEAGSKPELVIALAHRLSREALIVCNGIKDEEFVRLAILSRKLGFNTCIVLESPKEVDTVVAVAQELDVDPMLGVRVKLTNQISGKWEKSSGDRSAFGLNTDQLVSMVDKLRDAGLLHCLKLQHSHLGSQVPDVNDVRRAVTEACRFYTELTQEGVPLTHLDLGGGMGVDYTGEKRATESSINYSMREYCTNVVETVQYAMDAAEIDHPTLVTESGRAVVATSSMLIFNVLEATHYDAPTAPQAEEGDHHLISDLLAITEYISGERLQECWNDANFYRNELRALFHRGYIDLRQMARAERIYLHLMARIKEHAGFDQIPISDEQLTKLADIYHCNFSLFQSLPDVWAIDQLHPIVPLQMLDKTPDRHAVLTDITCDSDGKVDRFILADGVAPSLPVHTLPEDKPYYMGVFFVGAYQETLGDLHNLFGDTNVVTIDLRADGGFDLLHEQEGDTISEVMSYVEFDPQDCVAEFRKMVDEAISTGALKAKDRKTLMGAYRDSINGYTYYE, encoded by the coding sequence TTGAACAAGACTTATGCCGCGCCGCATGACATCTACGGCATTAATAAATGGGGAAAAGACCTCATTGTCGTGAATGATATGGGTGAGATCGGGTTGAAAAACCCGCTCAACCCTGACGCGCCATCTGTCAGCCTGCCAGCCATTTTAGAAGATCTGGATGACCGCGGCATTCAGGTGCCGATGATCCTGCGGGTGTCGTCTTATCTGGAACATGAAATCAAGCATATGAATGATTGCTTCAATGAGGCGATCGAACGTGTTGGGTACCGCGGAAAATACCGAGGTGTGTTCCCGATCAAAGTGAATCAGCAGGCACAGGTTGTCGATCGGATTGTCGAGTTCGGTCGTCCTCATAACTATGGTCTTGAAGCCGGTTCTAAACCAGAATTGGTCATCGCCCTGGCGCATCGCCTTTCGCGCGAGGCTTTGATTGTCTGCAACGGTATCAAAGACGAAGAATTCGTTCGTCTGGCCATCCTTTCCCGCAAGCTTGGTTTCAACACCTGCATCGTTCTGGAAAGTCCGAAGGAGGTGGATACCGTCGTTGCGGTAGCACAGGAACTCGACGTCGATCCGATGCTCGGTGTGCGGGTCAAACTGACCAATCAGATTTCAGGCAAATGGGAAAAAAGCTCTGGGGATCGGTCGGCCTTCGGTCTGAACACCGATCAGCTTGTCTCGATGGTCGATAAGCTACGTGATGCAGGCCTTCTGCATTGCCTCAAACTTCAGCACAGCCATCTCGGCAGCCAGGTGCCCGATGTGAATGATGTACGCCGCGCTGTTACGGAAGCTTGCCGCTTTTACACGGAACTAACCCAAGAAGGTGTGCCGCTGACTCACCTCGATTTGGGCGGTGGCATGGGCGTTGACTACACCGGTGAAAAACGCGCGACAGAAAGCTCCATCAACTACTCTATGCGTGAGTACTGCACCAACGTTGTCGAGACAGTGCAATACGCGATGGATGCGGCAGAAATCGATCACCCAACTTTGGTCACCGAAAGCGGACGCGCTGTCGTTGCGACGTCTTCTATGCTGATCTTCAACGTTCTTGAAGCGACGCATTATGATGCGCCGACGGCTCCGCAGGCAGAGGAAGGCGATCACCATTTGATCTCTGACCTTTTGGCCATCACCGAATATATCTCCGGCGAACGGCTGCAGGAATGTTGGAACGACGCCAACTTTTACCGCAATGAGCTGCGGGCGCTCTTTCACCGTGGCTATATCGACCTGCGCCAGATGGCCCGCGCGGAACGTATCTATTTGCACCTGATGGCACGTATCAAAGAACACGCGGGCTTTGACCAAATCCCGATCAGCGATGAGCAGCTGACGAAATTGGCTGATATCTATCACTGCAATTTCTCGCTGTTCCAGTCGCTGCCAGATGTCTGGGCCATCGATCAGCTGCACCCGATTGTACCGCTGCAGATGCTGGACAAAACGCCAGACCGTCACGCGGTACTGACAGACATCACCTGTGACAGCGACGGTAAAGTGGACCGCTTCATTCTCGCTGACGGAGTAGCGCCGTCCTTACCGGTGCATACGTTGCCCGAAGACAAACCCTACTACATGGGCGTCTTCTTTGTGGGGGCGTATCAGGAAACGCTCGGCGATTTGCACAACCTCTTTGGCGACACCAACGTGGTGACCATTGACCTGCGCGCCGACGGTGGCTTCGACCTGTTGCACGAGCAAGAGGGCGACACGATTTCCGAGGTCATGTCTTACGTTGAATTCGATCCACAGGACTGCGTCGCCGAATTCCGCAAAATGGTGGACGAAGCGATCTCGACCGGGGCTTTGAAAGCCAAAGACCGCAAAACGCTGATGGGAGCCTATCGTGACTCCATTAATGGCTACACCTATTATGAATAA
- a CDS encoding IclR family transcriptional regulator: MADGTSKENGIPTNLRLLLVLEAMAKAGVPVTPTEVNQTLGLPKPTIHRLFSTLETEGFIQREIDGRGYSPGLRLRNMSTGIISSLRIRTARVAVLSKLADQVGETCNIALPDRDAMIYLDRVETKWPLRIQLPIGSRVPFYCTASGKMYLSSLDNRHLKNYAQATSMEARTKSTITRADTLIEEIKNIREVGYSLDRCEFMEGMTAVAVPIFEGNGRLVSTLSVHAPEQRFPLPRAVECVGLLKESAAQLSDLLH; the protein is encoded by the coding sequence ATGGCTGATGGTACAAGCAAAGAAAACGGAATTCCTACAAATTTACGTTTGTTGCTGGTGCTAGAAGCCATGGCCAAGGCCGGGGTCCCTGTGACACCCACTGAGGTAAACCAAACCCTCGGCCTCCCCAAACCCACCATCCACCGTCTATTTTCCACGCTTGAAACCGAAGGATTCATCCAGCGTGAAATCGACGGGCGCGGCTACTCTCCAGGGTTACGCCTGCGCAATATGTCCACCGGCATTATTTCCTCGCTACGTATCCGGACTGCCCGTGTGGCTGTTCTGTCTAAATTGGCGGATCAAGTCGGTGAAACATGTAACATCGCGCTCCCTGACCGGGATGCCATGATCTATCTCGACCGTGTTGAAACCAAATGGCCACTACGTATTCAGTTGCCCATCGGTTCACGGGTGCCATTTTATTGCACTGCCTCAGGCAAGATGTATCTGAGCTCGCTCGACAATCGACATCTGAAAAACTACGCGCAGGCCACTTCCATGGAAGCGCGGACCAAATCCACCATCACCAGAGCCGATACCTTGATTGAAGAGATCAAGAATATCCGCGAGGTTGGCTACTCCTTGGATCGCTGCGAATTCATGGAGGGAATGACAGCGGTTGCGGTGCCGATTTTTGAAGGCAATGGACGCCTTGTGTCGACCTTGTCCGTGCACGCACCAGAACAGCGCTTTCCGCTGCCCCGTGCTGTTGAATGCGTTGGGCTTTTGAAAGAAAGCGCGGCGCAGCTTTCCGATCTTCTTCACTGA
- a CDS encoding TRAP transporter large permease translates to MTDSTWITIISLGVTFFFMLGVPVFLVIGYWVIGMSFVLGLPLINTGAALGDVFTDGFALLAMPLFILTGDLINRSGIARRLSDFAYSCLGWLRGGLAMASLGACGLFAAISGSNSATTATIGSMLHPEMVKGGYDERFSAATAAAGGTVGIIIPPSIIFIVYGFLLNLPISELFVAGIIPGAMMVFAMMAVAFVICTINGWGYLIKLQFGRVFKTAIGAWLGFFAIGLVLWGIYTGKFSPTEAAGVTVGFCIIVGFLSLPIYKMMGSPSEDRDFKERSVAEYLVVKGFTPFEVPSITMRSAQIAGILAPLIAVSVVMQQILSVLGAQEIIGDFVRGMGGYYAVLFTSMAIVFVCGMVLESLPVTIILAPILAPIAHSVGVEPVQFGVIFLVGASIGFITPPYGLNLYVASGVTGVPYFRLLRYTVPYLFSLLAVWIIVSLVPALSTMLIPASG, encoded by the coding sequence ATGACGGACAGTACTTGGATTACTATCATCTCTCTTGGGGTGACCTTCTTCTTCATGCTCGGCGTGCCGGTCTTTCTTGTGATTGGTTATTGGGTGATAGGCATGAGCTTCGTGCTCGGTCTGCCTCTGATCAACACTGGCGCGGCCCTCGGCGACGTCTTTACCGATGGTTTTGCGCTACTTGCGATGCCGCTCTTTATTTTGACCGGTGACTTGATCAACCGTTCAGGTATCGCGCGTCGCTTGTCTGACTTCGCTTACTCCTGCCTTGGTTGGCTGCGTGGTGGTCTGGCGATGGCATCGCTGGGTGCCTGTGGTCTCTTTGCGGCGATTTCGGGTTCGAACTCTGCGACAACAGCGACCATCGGTTCCATGCTTCACCCTGAAATGGTGAAGGGTGGCTATGACGAGCGCTTCTCTGCGGCGACGGCTGCGGCGGGTGGTACCGTTGGTATCATCATCCCACCATCGATCATCTTCATCGTTTACGGCTTCTTGCTGAACCTACCGATTTCCGAGCTCTTCGTGGCCGGTATCATCCCAGGTGCGATGATGGTGTTCGCGATGATGGCGGTGGCCTTTGTCATCTGTACCATCAACGGCTGGGGCTACCTGATCAAGTTGCAGTTCGGCCGTGTCTTTAAGACGGCGATTGGCGCGTGGCTTGGTTTCTTTGCAATCGGCTTGGTTCTGTGGGGCATCTACACTGGTAAATTCTCGCCGACCGAGGCTGCGGGCGTGACCGTTGGTTTCTGTATCATCGTCGGCTTCCTGAGCTTGCCGATCTATAAGATGATGGGTTCCCCATCTGAAGATCGTGACTTCAAGGAACGCAGCGTTGCAGAATACCTGGTTGTAAAGGGCTTCACACCATTTGAAGTGCCATCGATTACAATGCGCTCTGCTCAGATCGCGGGTATCCTTGCGCCACTGATCGCAGTTTCTGTTGTTATGCAACAGATCCTGTCAGTTCTGGGTGCGCAGGAAATCATTGGTGACTTCGTGCGTGGCATGGGTGGCTACTACGCGGTTCTCTTTACCTCCATGGCGATTGTTTTCGTCTGTGGCATGGTTCTGGAATCTCTACCTGTGACGATCATTTTGGCGCCAATCTTGGCCCCGATTGCTCATTCTGTCGGTGTCGAACCGGTGCAGTTTGGCGTGATCTTCCTTGTGGGTGCATCGATCGGCTTCATCACACCACCATATGGTCTCAACCTATATGTGGCCTCAGGTGTGACCGGGGTACCATACTTCCGCCTTCTGCGTTACACGGTGCCTTACCTGTTCTCGCTGCTCGCGGTATGGATCATTGTCTCGTTGGTACCAGCGCTGTCGACAATGTTGATCCCGGCGTCGGGTTAA
- a CDS encoding SOS response-associated peptidase — translation MPGRLFLTTPIDEIAKFAGVEQSKLPETEPRRNIQPGQEVITLTPMGFEPMRWGIIPVGRVNARGRPVMETIINARSETVFDKSAFEGVERAVVVVDGWYEWTGEKRRKTAWRLFGNEPVVFAAITDVWTAPGGREIKQVATVTCEPNADVKPIHHRMGVLLRPTDIDTWLNGSIEAAAQLMHPWPEGRLTIEEANDVDWSGV, via the coding sequence ATGCCGGGCAGATTGTTTCTCACAACTCCAATAGATGAAATTGCGAAATTCGCCGGGGTAGAACAATCGAAACTTCCTGAGACAGAACCAAGACGCAATATTCAGCCCGGTCAGGAGGTTATCACCCTGACGCCAATGGGTTTTGAACCTATGCGATGGGGCATTATTCCGGTTGGCCGAGTGAATGCGCGGGGGCGACCGGTCATGGAAACCATCATCAATGCACGCTCAGAAACCGTGTTTGATAAATCGGCTTTTGAAGGTGTCGAACGCGCTGTCGTGGTCGTTGATGGTTGGTATGAATGGACCGGTGAAAAACGTCGCAAGACGGCTTGGCGCCTGTTCGGAAATGAACCGGTGGTCTTTGCAGCAATCACTGATGTCTGGACGGCTCCGGGTGGGCGCGAGATCAAACAGGTGGCGACGGTAACCTGTGAGCCAAACGCAGACGTGAAGCCAATTCATCACCGAATGGGTGTTCTGCTTCGTCCGACGGACATAGATACTTGGCTCAACGGGTCAATAGAAGCGGCAGCACAGCTTATGCATCCTTGGCCTGAGGGGCGACTGACCATTGAAGAAGCCAACGATGTGGACTGGTCGGGCGTTTAG